The stretch of DNA CCGTTTTTCACGACTTGTTGGCTTTGGCAGTAAGGACAATCCATCATGCTGAAGTAGTTACACTACAGTCATTCTACCTATCAACGCCTAACAGACCAGTGCCCAGGAATTGTTGTGTGCTCTAAAAACTTGGATTGGGATGTCTATACTACTCAAATTCATCGTGTCTTAAGCGGCCAAGACAATATTTCTGGTCAGCTTTTGCGCGTTACTAAGTAGCTATATCACAAGCTATATCACACTGAAAACCTGACAATTTGTGCCTAAAAATAATCTGCTTGGCAACTGTCAACTGACAAAAACGCTGCAATAAAACTGTTGCTATATAAGGGTTTCAGCCTTTTCGCAGCATCCATAACCGCAATTTATCGTTTTCACAAAAAAGAGCGTTTGCTCTTAATTTCTACCCCCCGTAAATTTAGGGTGTTCTTCCTTTAGGGGTTACCCATGGATTGGATTGTACCGACCGTCATGCTCGGAGCGGCCACCGCCACCGCCACCACCTTTGACGACAACATCTACCTGACCATGTTCTTCAGCAAAACCAACCGCACCTTTCGGCCCCGCCACGTGGTCGTCGGTGAGTTCATTGGCTTTACCGGGTTGATTGCCATCAGCCTGCTGGGCTTTTTGGCCGGGCTGATGATCGACCACATGTGGATTGGCCTGCTGGGCTTCTTGCCCATCGCCATTGGTGTCAACGCCCTGCTCAGCCGCCAAACTATGGACGAAGACGAAACGGTAGACGTGTCGATCGCCAACCCCACCAACCCCCACTACCGCAAAGTGCGGCAGACCTCCCTGTGGCACACCCTGCGCGACCCCCAGACCTACAAAGTATCGGCGGTGACCCTGGCCAACG from Leptolyngbya sp. KIOST-1 encodes:
- a CDS encoding cadmium resistance transporter, producing MDWIVPTVMLGAATATATTFDDNIYLTMFFSKTNRTFRPRHVVVGEFIGFTGLIAISLLGFLAGLMIDHMWIGLLGFLPIAIGVNALLSRQTMDEDETVDVSIANPTNPHYRKVRQTSLWHTLRDPQTYKVSAVTLANGGNNLAIYIPLFASTTLPRLGIILAVCYAAIGLWLTLSYSLVRQPQLAFIMARYVRRAFPFVLIWLGANILIDSGSHQLFAALVPGL